One Malassezia restricta chromosome III, complete sequence DNA segment encodes these proteins:
- a CDS encoding nuclear protein localization protein 4 — MLIRIRAKDGQFRCEVQPDDDASKLLEQILASTKADAETLTLSDAPHSPGRSASELRDQSISSLGLRHGDMLFASYQDKQEEASTSQSSAPVSEDAVDVYWSQQRGLIPRQHDRQFCRHGEKGMCDYCMPIEPYDMTYHAQHGIKHLSFHAYLRQQNIGVPSASTSYVPPLEELSYRVKVPCPSGQHESWPASICTKCQPSAITLQRQKYRMVDHVEFVHSALIDRMLDAWRKTATQRFGYLLGHYEPYDKVPMGIKAVVEAIHEPPQAGETDGIVLGMPWDDEARIQELAEWCGLCVVGMIYTDLEVADPTHSDPTQAGLVSCKRHADSFFLSGQEALFAAQQQSQHKNACRWSQSSLFNSKFVTCVLSGNPMGEIDVSAYQVSEQVMAMVDADMIEASVHPTTIRLKPSDSTRYVPDVFYRYTNKYGIDVKENASPTFPVEYLLVTCTHGFPTEPKPRFLSSAFAIENRPGLEDQTLDGLLAEVRNVTPDTLVSWLSDWHLLAFLGQTGFFSPDDMRVACCVAVTHRGQEALMSSSGWQTLVTIAQESAPQPSPPPPPPAEAEPEALADAPSEGSACPHCTFLNAPGSTDCDVCGLPLH; from the coding sequence ATGCTGATACGCATACGTGCCAAGGATGGCCAGTTCAGGTGTGAAGTACAGCCGGATGATGATGCGAGCAAGCTGTTAGAGCAGATTCTGGCATCAACCAAGGCTGATGCTGAGACACTCACCCTGTCCGACGCGCCACATTCGCCTGGGCGTTCGGCTAGCGAACTGCGAGATCAATCCATCTCGTCCCTTGGGCTCAGGCACGGTGACATGCTGTTTGCATCGTATCAAGATAAGCAGGAAGAAGCGTCAACGAGCCAGTCGTCGGCACCTGTCAGTGAAGACGCGGTGGATGTGTATTGGTCGCAGCAGCGAGGCCTGATCCCGCGACAGCACGATCGACAGTTTTGCCGGCATGGAGAAAAGGGCATGTGTGACTATTGCATGCCGATCGAGCCATATGATATGACGTaccatgcgcagcacggtATCAAGCATCTTTCCTTTCATGCTTACCTTCGACAGCAAAACATCGGAGTGCCctcggcatcgacgtcgtATGTGCCACCACTCGAAGAACTATCTTATCGTGTCAAAGTACCCTGCCCGTCGGGTCAGCATGAGTCGTGGCCGGCGAGCATATGCACCAAGTGCCAGCCCTCGGCCATTACGCTGCAGCGACAAAAGTACCGCATGGTCGATCATGTCGAGTTTGTGCACTCGGCGCTCATCGACCGTATGCtcgacgcatggcgcaaAACGGCGACACAGCGCTTCGGATACCTGTTGGGACACTACGAGCCTTATGACAAGGTGCCGATGGGCATCAAGGCTGTGGTCGAGGCGATTCATGAACCGCCGCAGGCCGGTGAAACAGACGGTATTGTCCTAGGTATGCCATGGGACGATGAGGCACGTATCCAGGAGCTGGCAGAATGGTGCGGTCTCTGCGTCGTTGGCATGATCTATACCGACTTGGAGGTGGCAGATCCGACGCACTCGGATCCGACGCAGGCAGGTCTGGTGTCGTGCAAGCGCCACGCCGACAGCTTTTTTTTGAGCGGTCAAGAGGCGCTTTttgctgcgcagcagcagtcTCAACACAAGAACGCATGTCGTTGGAGTCAAAGCAGTCTGTTCAACAGCAAGTTTGTGACATGCGTACTGAGCGGGAACCCGATGGGTGAGATTGATGTGTCGGCTTACCAGGTAAGTGAGCAAGTGATGGCGATGGTCGACGCGGATATGATTGAGGCGAGCGTACATCCCACGACAATCCGCTTGAAGCCGAGCGATTCTACGCGGTACGTGCCCGATGTGTTTTATCGGTACACAAACAAGTACGGCATCGACGTAAAGGAAAATGCATCGCCCACGTTTCCCGTCGAGTACCTGCTCGTGACATGCACACATGGCTTTCCCACAGAGCCAAAGCCGCGTTTTCTGTCAAGCGCATTCGCCATTGAGAATCGCCCCGGACTCGAGGACCAAACGCTCGATGGCCTGTTGGCCGAGGTTCGTAATGTGACGCCCGATACGCTCGTGTCGTGGCTCAGTGACTGGCACCTACTTGCCTTCCTCGGCCAAACGGGTTTTTTCTCGCCTGACGAcatgcgcgtcgcgtgTTGTGTGGCAGTGACGCACCGTGGCCAAGAAGCTTTGATGTCGTCATCGGGCTGGCAAACGCTCGTGACCATTGCACAGGAAAGTGCGCCGCAGccctcgccgccgccgccgccgccggctGAGGCCGAGCCCGAGGCGCTTGCAGACGCGCCATCCGAGGGCTCTGCTTGTCCGCACTGCACATTCCTAAACGCACCGGGCAGCACGGACTGCGACGTGTGTGGCTTACCACTACACTAA